A window of the Oryzias melastigma strain HK-1 linkage group LG11, ASM292280v2, whole genome shotgun sequence genome harbors these coding sequences:
- the LOC112161846 gene encoding major histocompatibility complex class I-related gene protein isoform X2 — MVKTMSEHIKIIHASSLEYLKYYMDYGISFLQRREHLSMVPLQGGLAIPSAPAFYHVQSFLGSLGLSSILSDPYTTMPVPNLKVSSFHVKHSLKFFLTGISGTTNFPEFVVTATLDDVVIGYCDSIIRTAEPKQDWIRKLVKENPQLLQEYSQKCLGYQQRLKAYMYLFKQRLNQTEGFHVLQRMSGCEWDEESGETKGFIGFGYDGEDFISLDFQTMTWITPKAQAVEIKRLWDTDIGRLAYIKNYYISECPKLIQKYMHHERKRKERPSVSLLQKTPSSPVSCHATGFYPERANLFWRKNGEEIHEDVKKGEILPNNDGTFQMSSELNISLVKHEDWRKYECVFQFYGVKEDIITTLNKTKIMTNWVSPPEFSVRHHVLVAVAAVVLLLVLGVLYCCWRKNL, encoded by the exons ATGGTCAAAACAATGAGTGAGCATATTAAAATCATCCATGCTTCATCCCTGGAATACTTAAAGTACTACATGGATTATGGGATAAGTTTTCTGCAGAGAAGAG AGCATCTCTCAATGGTTCCCCTCCAGGGTGGCTTAGCCATTCCTTCTGCCCCTGCCTTCTACCATGTCCAAAGCTTTTTGGGGAGTTTGGGACTGTCAAGTATCCTCTCTGACCCTTATACCACCATGCCAGTCCCTAATCTGAAAGTGTCATCATTTCATG TGAAACACTCCCTGAAGTTCTTCCTTACTGGCATTTCTGGAACAACAAACTTTCCAGAGTTTGTTGTCACAGCAACGCTGGACGATGTTGTGATTGGTTACTGTGACAGCATCATAAGGACAGCTGAACCCAAACAAGACTGGATTAGAAAACTTGTCAAAGAAAATCCCCAACTCCTCCAGGAGTATTCACAGAAGTGTCTTGGCTATCAGCAGCGGTTAAAGGCCTACATGTATCTGTTCAAGCAACGTTTGAACCAAACGGAAG GTTTTCACGTCCTCCAAAGAATGAGCGGCTGTGAATGGGACGAGGAAAGCGGTGAAACCAAAGGCTTTATTGGGTTTGGTTATGATGGAGAAGACTTCATCTCTCTGGACTTTCAAACCATGACATGGATTACTCCTAAAGCACAAGCTGTTGAGATAAAACGGTTATGGGACACAGACATAGGAAGATTAGCAtacataaaaaattattatatatCAGAGTGTCCTAAACTGATACAGAAATATATGCACCATGAGAGGAAGAGAAAAG AGCGTCCTTCAGTGTCTCTCCTCCAGAAGACTCCCTCCTCTCCAGTCAGCTGTCATGCCACTGGCTTCTATCCTGAAAGAGCAAATCTGTTCTGGAGGAAAAATGGAGAGGAGATTCATGAGGATGTAAAGAAAGGAGAGATTCTCCCCAACAATGATGGAACCTTCCAGATGAGCTCTGAGCTGAACATTTCATTAGTCAAACATGAGGATTGGAGGAAATATGAATGTGTGTTCCAGTTCTATGGAGTAAAGGAAGACATCATCACCacactgaacaaaacaaaaatcatgacAAACTGGG TTTCTCCGCCAGAGTTTTCAGTTCGTCATCATGTCTTGGTAGCTGTTGCTGCTGTGGTTCTGCTCCTGGTGCTCGGAGTCCTCTACTGCTGTTGGAGAAagaatttgtga
- the LOC112161846 gene encoding major histocompatibility complex class I-related gene protein isoform X1 — MKRLLLLLFLSHALSPGSHVHQNSTGCEWDAKSCKVKDCNQYDEEDFIPLDLRTTVTRTTPKTQTAVVKDLWNMVKTMSEHIKIIHASSLEYLKYYMDYGISFLQRREHLSMVPLQGGLAIPSAPAFYHVQSFLGSLGLSSILSDPYTTMPVPNLKVSSFHVKHSLKFFLTGISGTTNFPEFVVTATLDDVVIGYCDSIIRTAEPKQDWIRKLVKENPQLLQEYSQKCLGYQQRLKAYMYLFKQRLNQTEGFHVLQRMSGCEWDEESGETKGFIGFGYDGEDFISLDFQTMTWITPKAQAVEIKRLWDTDIGRLAYIKNYYISECPKLIQKYMHHERKRKERPSVSLLQKTPSSPVSCHATGFYPERANLFWRKNGEEIHEDVKKGEILPNNDGTFQMSSELNISLVKHEDWRKYECVFQFYGVKEDIITTLNKTKIMTNWVSPPEFSVRHHVLVAVAAVVLLLVLGVLYCCWRKNL; from the exons ATGAAAAGATTATTATTACTGCTTTTTCTCAGTCATGCATTATCTCCAG GTTCTCATGTTCACCAAAACTCGACTGGCTGTGAGTGGGATGCTAAAAGCTGCAAAGTAAAAGACTGTAATCAGTATGATGAGGAAGATTTCATCCCTCTGGACCTGCGGACGACCGTGACAAGAActactccaaaaacacaaactgctgtAGTAAAAGATTTATGGAACATGGTCAAAACAATGAGTGAGCATATTAAAATCATCCATGCTTCATCCCTGGAATACTTAAAGTACTACATGGATTATGGGATAAGTTTTCTGCAGAGAAGAG AGCATCTCTCAATGGTTCCCCTCCAGGGTGGCTTAGCCATTCCTTCTGCCCCTGCCTTCTACCATGTCCAAAGCTTTTTGGGGAGTTTGGGACTGTCAAGTATCCTCTCTGACCCTTATACCACCATGCCAGTCCCTAATCTGAAAGTGTCATCATTTCATG TGAAACACTCCCTGAAGTTCTTCCTTACTGGCATTTCTGGAACAACAAACTTTCCAGAGTTTGTTGTCACAGCAACGCTGGACGATGTTGTGATTGGTTACTGTGACAGCATCATAAGGACAGCTGAACCCAAACAAGACTGGATTAGAAAACTTGTCAAAGAAAATCCCCAACTCCTCCAGGAGTATTCACAGAAGTGTCTTGGCTATCAGCAGCGGTTAAAGGCCTACATGTATCTGTTCAAGCAACGTTTGAACCAAACGGAAG GTTTTCACGTCCTCCAAAGAATGAGCGGCTGTGAATGGGACGAGGAAAGCGGTGAAACCAAAGGCTTTATTGGGTTTGGTTATGATGGAGAAGACTTCATCTCTCTGGACTTTCAAACCATGACATGGATTACTCCTAAAGCACAAGCTGTTGAGATAAAACGGTTATGGGACACAGACATAGGAAGATTAGCAtacataaaaaattattatatatCAGAGTGTCCTAAACTGATACAGAAATATATGCACCATGAGAGGAAGAGAAAAG AGCGTCCTTCAGTGTCTCTCCTCCAGAAGACTCCCTCCTCTCCAGTCAGCTGTCATGCCACTGGCTTCTATCCTGAAAGAGCAAATCTGTTCTGGAGGAAAAATGGAGAGGAGATTCATGAGGATGTAAAGAAAGGAGAGATTCTCCCCAACAATGATGGAACCTTCCAGATGAGCTCTGAGCTGAACATTTCATTAGTCAAACATGAGGATTGGAGGAAATATGAATGTGTGTTCCAGTTCTATGGAGTAAAGGAAGACATCATCACCacactgaacaaaacaaaaatcatgacAAACTGGG TTTCTCCGCCAGAGTTTTCAGTTCGTCATCATGTCTTGGTAGCTGTTGCTGCTGTGGTTCTGCTCCTGGTGCTCGGAGTCCTCTACTGCTGTTGGAGAAagaatttgtga
- the LOC112161855 gene encoding major histocompatibility complex class I-related gene protein isoform X2, whose translation MKKFLALLFLCYAVSAVKHSLKFFLTGTSGTTNFPEFAGVATVDGIEIGYCNSIKRKAEPKYDWMNQLFEKKPQYLQLFSQKCQINQHFFKFSIGDFKKRLNQSEEYHVLQSLTGCEWDDKSGEIKGFNQYGYDGEDFMALDLQAETWITPKPQAFVIKHLWNDDKGRIQGNKHLYMSTCPELLQDHINYGRTFLLRTERPSVSLLQKTPSSPVSCHATGFYPEKADLFWRKDGEEIHEGVEKGQILPNNDGTFQMSSELDVSFVKEEDWSRYDCVFQLYGLKEDIITTLDKAEIMTNWVSPSEYPIHHHAGKIAIGVTVGATIGVVLVFIGVYFRGRKRYDFLAVRDLSL comes from the exons ATGAAAAAATTCTTAGCTCTGCTCTTCCTCTGTTATGCAGTTTCTGCAG tGAAACACTCCCTGAAGTTCTTCCTAACTGGCACTTCTGGAACAACAAACTTCCCAGAGTTTGCGGGAGTAGCGACAGTGGACGGCATTGAGATTGGTTACTGCAATAGTATCAAGAGAAAAGCTGAACCCAAGTATGACTGGATGaatcaactgtttgaaaaaaaaccccaatacCTCCAGTTGTTTTCCCAAAAGTGTCAAATCAAtcagcatttctttaagttcAGCATAGGAGACTTCAAGAAACGTTTAAACCAAAGTGAAG AATATCATGTTCTGCAAAGCTTGACTGGCTGCGAGTGGGACGACAAAAGTGGTGAAATCAAAGGCTTCAATCAGTACGGTTATGATGGAGAAGACTTCATGGCATTGGACCTGCAGGCTGAGACATGGATTACTCCAAAACCACAAGCTTTTGTGATCAAACATTTGTGGAATGATGATAAAGGGAGAATACAAGGCAACAAACATCTCTACATGTCAACATGCCCTGAATTGCTGCAGGATCACATTAATTATGGAAGGACTTTTCTGCTCAGAACAG AGCGTCCTTCAGTGTCTCTCCTCCAGAAGACTCCCTCCTCTCCAGTCAGCTGTCATGCTACTGGATTTTATCCTGAAAAAGCTGATCTGTTCTGGAGGAAAGATGGAGAGGAGATTCATGAGGGAGTGGAGAAGGGACAGATCCTCCCTAACAATGATGGAACCTTCCAGATGAGCTCTGAGCTGGATGTTTCATTTGTCAAAGAAGAGGACTGGAGTAGGTATGACTGTGTGTTCCAGCTCTATGGACTAAAGGAAGACATCATCACCACACTGGACAAAGCAGAGATAATGACAAACTGGG tttctccTTCAGAGTATCCAATTCATCATCATGCTGGTAAAATAGCTATTGGAGTAACTGTTGGAGCAACCATTGGGGTGGTTCTGGTGTTCATTGGAGTCTATTTCCGTGGCAGAAAAAGATATG ATTTCCTGGCTGTTCGTG atttgtctTTATAG
- the LOC112161855 gene encoding major histocompatibility complex class I-related gene protein isoform X1, translating to MKKFLALLFLCYAVSAVKHSLKFFLTGTSGTTNFPEFAGVATVDGIEIGYCNSIKRKAEPKYDWMNQLFEKKPQYLQLFSQKCQINQHFFKFSIGDFKKRLNQSEEYHVLQSLTGCEWDDKSGEIKGFNQYGYDGEDFMALDLQAETWITPKPQAFVIKHLWNDDKGRIQGNKHLYMSTCPELLQDHINYGRTFLLRTERPSVSLLQKTPSSPVSCHATGFYPEKADLFWRKDGEEIHEGVEKGQILPNNDGTFQMSSELDVSFVKEEDWSRYDCVFQLYGLKEDIITTLDKAEIMTNWVSPSEYPIHHHAGKIAIGVTVGATIGVVLVFIGVYFRGRKRYGEKHQNPEQSNLSLIFETQKKKRKINTWGQQWTAACLSDTMWVSSITFVLF from the exons ATGAAAAAATTCTTAGCTCTGCTCTTCCTCTGTTATGCAGTTTCTGCAG tGAAACACTCCCTGAAGTTCTTCCTAACTGGCACTTCTGGAACAACAAACTTCCCAGAGTTTGCGGGAGTAGCGACAGTGGACGGCATTGAGATTGGTTACTGCAATAGTATCAAGAGAAAAGCTGAACCCAAGTATGACTGGATGaatcaactgtttgaaaaaaaaccccaatacCTCCAGTTGTTTTCCCAAAAGTGTCAAATCAAtcagcatttctttaagttcAGCATAGGAGACTTCAAGAAACGTTTAAACCAAAGTGAAG AATATCATGTTCTGCAAAGCTTGACTGGCTGCGAGTGGGACGACAAAAGTGGTGAAATCAAAGGCTTCAATCAGTACGGTTATGATGGAGAAGACTTCATGGCATTGGACCTGCAGGCTGAGACATGGATTACTCCAAAACCACAAGCTTTTGTGATCAAACATTTGTGGAATGATGATAAAGGGAGAATACAAGGCAACAAACATCTCTACATGTCAACATGCCCTGAATTGCTGCAGGATCACATTAATTATGGAAGGACTTTTCTGCTCAGAACAG AGCGTCCTTCAGTGTCTCTCCTCCAGAAGACTCCCTCCTCTCCAGTCAGCTGTCATGCTACTGGATTTTATCCTGAAAAAGCTGATCTGTTCTGGAGGAAAGATGGAGAGGAGATTCATGAGGGAGTGGAGAAGGGACAGATCCTCCCTAACAATGATGGAACCTTCCAGATGAGCTCTGAGCTGGATGTTTCATTTGTCAAAGAAGAGGACTGGAGTAGGTATGACTGTGTGTTCCAGCTCTATGGACTAAAGGAAGACATCATCACCACACTGGACAAAGCAGAGATAATGACAAACTGGG tttctccTTCAGAGTATCCAATTCATCATCATGCTGGTAAAATAGCTATTGGAGTAACTGTTGGAGCAACCATTGGGGTGGTTCTGGTGTTCATTGGAGTCTATTTCCGTGGCAGAAAAAGATATGGTGAGAAACACCAAAATCCCGAACAGTCAAATTTATCCCTGAtttttgaaactcaaaaaaagaaaagaaaaataaatacctgGGGACAACAATGGACAGCAGCCTGTCTTTCAGACACCATGTGGGTTTCATCTATAACAtttgtgctattctag
- the LOC112161877 gene encoding major histocompatibility complex class I-related gene protein-like, producing the protein MRTFLTLLFLCHTASAVKHSLKFFLTGTSGKTNFPEFVSSARVDEVEIGHCDSIMKRAEVTQDWTRKLISKNPQHLNWYSQRCVGSQEFFKANMDVFKQRLNQTEGSHVLQSVKGCVWDDESGEIKGFDQYGYDGEDFLALDLHGLTWIAPKAQAVVIKHLWDKDEGRLKDNKKLYMSECPKMLQEYMRYGSSFLQRTERPSVSLLQKTPSSPVSCHATGFYPDRADLFWRKDGEEIHEGVEKGEILPNNDGTFQMSSELNVSLVKHEDWRTYDCVFQLYGVKKDIITTLDKTKIMTNWVSPSEFPVHHYAIGVVSAVVLLLALGGALYWWRKRCLSTFGTI; encoded by the exons ATgaggacatttttaacattgctCTTTCTCTGTCATACAGCCTCTGCAG TGAAACACTCCCTGAAGTTCTTCCTAACTGGCActtctggaaaaacaaactttccagaGTTTGTGAGCTCAGCAAGAGTGGATGAAGTTGAGATTGGTCATTGTGACAGCATCATGAAACGAGCAGAAGTCACACAGGATTGGACAAGAAAACTGATCAGCAAAAATCCCCAACATCTCAACTGGTATTCACAGAGGTGTGTTGGCAGTCAGGAGTTCTTTAAGGCCAACATGGATGTTTTCAAGCAACGTTTAAACCAAACTGAAG GTTCTCACGTACTCCAAAGCGTGAAAGGCTGTGTGTGGGATGATGAAAGCGGTGAAATCAAAGGCTTCGATCAGTACGGTTATGATGGGGAAGACTTCCTCGCTTTGGACCTGCACGGTCTGACATGGATTGCTCCAAAAGCACAAGCTGTTGTTATTAAACATTTGTGGGACAAAGACGAAGGTAgattaaaagacaataaaaagctGTACATGTCAGAGTGTCCTAAAATGCTGCAGGAATACATGCGCTATggaagcagttttctgcagagaACAG AGCGCCCTTCAGTGTCTCTCCTCCAGAAGACTCCCTCCTCTCCAGTCAGCTGTCATGCTACTGGATTTTATCCTGACAGAGCTGATCTGTTCTGGAGGAAAGATGGAGAGGAGATTCATGAGGGAGTGGAGAAGGGAGAGATCCTCCCCAACAATGATGGAACCTTCCAGATGAGCTCTGAGCTGAATGTTTCATTAGTCAAACATGAGGACTGGAGGACATATGACTGTGTGTTCCAGCTCTATGGGGTAAAGAAAGACATCATCACCACACTGGACAAAACAAAGATCATGACAAACTGGG tttctcCTTCAGAGTTTCCAGTTCATCATTATGCAATTGGAGTGGTTTCTGCAGTGGTTCTGCTCCTGGCGCTCGGTGGAGCCCTCTACTGGTGGAGAAAGAGATG tttgtctaCTTTTGGGACCATATAA